From one Brachypodium distachyon strain Bd21 chromosome 4, Brachypodium_distachyon_v3.0, whole genome shotgun sequence genomic stretch:
- the LOC100829142 gene encoding protein FLOWERING LOCUS T isoform X2 — MSRGRDPLALSQVIGDVLDPFVKSAAMRINYGEKEITNGTGLRSSSVLNAPQVEIEGRDRTKLYTLVMVDPDAPSPSKPEYREYLHWLVTDIPEATDARFGNEIVPYEAPRPPAGIHRIVFVLFKQEARQTVYAPGWRPNFNIRDFSAFYNLGPPVAALFFNCQKESGVGGRRFQGPG; from the exons ATGTCGCGGGGCAGGGATCCTTTGGCATTGAGCCAGGTAATTGGTGATGTTTTGGATCCTTTCGTAAAGTCAGCTGCGATGAGGATTAATTATGGTGAGAAGGAGATTACAAATGGCACCGGGTTACGATCATCTTCTGTGCTCAATGCACCGCAGGTTGAGATTGAAGGTCGTGACCGAACAAAGCTCTACACACTT GTCATGGTGGATCCTGATGCGCCAAGTCCAAGCAAACCAGAATACAGGGAATATTTGCATTG GTTGGTGACTGACATCCCAGAGGCAACAGATGCACGTTTTG GCAATGAAATAGTTCCCTATGAAGCTCCACGGCCACCAGCCGGAATTCATCGGATTGTTTTTGTGCTATTCAAACAGGAAGCACGGCAAACAGTTTATGCACCAGGATGGCGGCCAAATTTTAACATCAGAGACTTCTCAGCATTTTACAATCTTGGACCACCAGTTGCTGCATTATTCTTCAACTGCCAAAAGGAGAGTGGTGTTGGTGGCAGAAG GTTTCAAGGACCAGGCTGA
- the LOC100829142 gene encoding protein FLOWERING LOCUS T isoform X1 — translation MSRGRDPLALSQVIGDVLDPFVKSAAMRINYGEKEITNGTGLRSSSVLNAPQVEIEGRDRTKLYTLVMVDPDAPSPSKPEYREYLHWLVTDIPEATDARFGLKLSIYHHVTFCGTHLMTFVNVVRLQLEIKLMGNEIVPYEAPRPPAGIHRIVFVLFKQEARQTVYAPGWRPNFNIRDFSAFYNLGPPVAALFFNCQKESGVGGRRFQGPG, via the exons ATGTCGCGGGGCAGGGATCCTTTGGCATTGAGCCAGGTAATTGGTGATGTTTTGGATCCTTTCGTAAAGTCAGCTGCGATGAGGATTAATTATGGTGAGAAGGAGATTACAAATGGCACCGGGTTACGATCATCTTCTGTGCTCAATGCACCGCAGGTTGAGATTGAAGGTCGTGACCGAACAAAGCTCTACACACTT GTCATGGTGGATCCTGATGCGCCAAGTCCAAGCAAACCAGAATACAGGGAATATTTGCATTG GTTGGTGACTGACATCCCAGAGGCAACAGATGCACGTTTTG GCCTCAAGTTGAGTATCTATCACCATGTAACTTTCTGTGGGACCCACTTGATGACATTCGTCAACGTGGTGAGACTTCAGCTGGAAATCAAGTTGATGG GCAATGAAATAGTTCCCTATGAAGCTCCACGGCCACCAGCCGGAATTCATCGGATTGTTTTTGTGCTATTCAAACAGGAAGCACGGCAAACAGTTTATGCACCAGGATGGCGGCCAAATTTTAACATCAGAGACTTCTCAGCATTTTACAATCTTGGACCACCAGTTGCTGCATTATTCTTCAACTGCCAAAAGGAGAGTGGTGTTGGTGGCAGAAG GTTTCAAGGACCAGGCTGA
- the LOC100829142 gene encoding protein FLOWERING LOCUS T isoform X3 produces the protein MSRGRDPLALSQVIGDVLDPFVKSAAMRINYGEKEITNGTGLRSSSVLNAPQVEIEGRDRTKLYTLVMVDPDAPSPSKPEYREYLHWLVTDIPEATDARFGNEIVPYEAPRPPAGIHRIVFVLFKQEARQTVYAPGWRPNFNIRDFSAFYNLGPPVAALFFNCQKESGVGGRR, from the exons ATGTCGCGGGGCAGGGATCCTTTGGCATTGAGCCAGGTAATTGGTGATGTTTTGGATCCTTTCGTAAAGTCAGCTGCGATGAGGATTAATTATGGTGAGAAGGAGATTACAAATGGCACCGGGTTACGATCATCTTCTGTGCTCAATGCACCGCAGGTTGAGATTGAAGGTCGTGACCGAACAAAGCTCTACACACTT GTCATGGTGGATCCTGATGCGCCAAGTCCAAGCAAACCAGAATACAGGGAATATTTGCATTG GTTGGTGACTGACATCCCAGAGGCAACAGATGCACGTTTTG GCAATGAAATAGTTCCCTATGAAGCTCCACGGCCACCAGCCGGAATTCATCGGATTGTTTTTGTGCTATTCAAACAGGAAGCACGGCAAACAGTTTATGCACCAGGATGGCGGCCAAATTTTAACATCAGAGACTTCTCAGCATTTTACAATCTTGGACCACCAGTTGCTGCATTATTCTTCAACTGCCAAAAGGAGAGTGGTGTTGGTGGCAGAAGGTAG
- the LOC100829142 gene encoding protein FLOWERING LOCUS T isoform X6: MSRGRDPLALSQVIGDVLDPFVKSAAMRINYGEKEITNGTGLRSSSVLNAPQVEIEGRDRTKLYTLVMVDPDAPSPSKPEYREYLHWLVTDIPEATDARFGNINITVSRSMYFKIVRTA, from the exons ATGTCGCGGGGCAGGGATCCTTTGGCATTGAGCCAGGTAATTGGTGATGTTTTGGATCCTTTCGTAAAGTCAGCTGCGATGAGGATTAATTATGGTGAGAAGGAGATTACAAATGGCACCGGGTTACGATCATCTTCTGTGCTCAATGCACCGCAGGTTGAGATTGAAGGTCGTGACCGAACAAAGCTCTACACACTT GTCATGGTGGATCCTGATGCGCCAAGTCCAAGCAAACCAGAATACAGGGAATATTTGCATTG GTTGGTGACTGACATCCCAGAGGCAACAGATGCACGTTTTG GAAATATCAATATCACAGTGTCAAGGAGCATGTACTTCAAAATAGTTAGAACAGCCTGA
- the LOC100829142 gene encoding protein FLOWERING LOCUS T isoform X4: MSRGRDPLALSQVIGDVLDPFVKSAAMRINYGEKEITNGTGLRSSSVLNAPQVEIEGRDRTKLYTLVMVDPDAPSPSKPEYREYLHWLVTDIPEATDARFGLKLSIYHHVTFCGTHLMTFVNVVRLQLEIKLMGNINITVSRSMYFKIVRTA, translated from the exons ATGTCGCGGGGCAGGGATCCTTTGGCATTGAGCCAGGTAATTGGTGATGTTTTGGATCCTTTCGTAAAGTCAGCTGCGATGAGGATTAATTATGGTGAGAAGGAGATTACAAATGGCACCGGGTTACGATCATCTTCTGTGCTCAATGCACCGCAGGTTGAGATTGAAGGTCGTGACCGAACAAAGCTCTACACACTT GTCATGGTGGATCCTGATGCGCCAAGTCCAAGCAAACCAGAATACAGGGAATATTTGCATTG GTTGGTGACTGACATCCCAGAGGCAACAGATGCACGTTTTG GCCTCAAGTTGAGTATCTATCACCATGTAACTTTCTGTGGGACCCACTTGATGACATTCGTCAACGTGGTGAGACTTCAGCTGGAAATCAAGTTGATGG GAAATATCAATATCACAGTGTCAAGGAGCATGTACTTCAAAATAGTTAGAACAGCCTGA
- the LOC100829142 gene encoding protein FLOWERING LOCUS T isoform X5: MSRGRDPLALSQVIGDVLDPFVKSAAMRINYGEKEITNGTGLRSSSVLNAPQVEIEGRDRTKLYTLVMVDPDAPSPSKPEYREYLHWLVTDIPEATDARFGLKLSIYHHVTFCGTHLMTFVNVVRLQLEIKLMVSISRSIAEQ; this comes from the exons ATGTCGCGGGGCAGGGATCCTTTGGCATTGAGCCAGGTAATTGGTGATGTTTTGGATCCTTTCGTAAAGTCAGCTGCGATGAGGATTAATTATGGTGAGAAGGAGATTACAAATGGCACCGGGTTACGATCATCTTCTGTGCTCAATGCACCGCAGGTTGAGATTGAAGGTCGTGACCGAACAAAGCTCTACACACTT GTCATGGTGGATCCTGATGCGCCAAGTCCAAGCAAACCAGAATACAGGGAATATTTGCATTG GTTGGTGACTGACATCCCAGAGGCAACAGATGCACGTTTTG GCCTCAAGTTGAGTATCTATCACCATGTAACTTTCTGTGGGACCCACTTGATGACATTCGTCAACGTGGTGAGACTTCAGCTGGAAATCAAGTTGATGG TGAGTATCTCCAGGAGCATTGCTGAGCAGTAA
- the LOC100829142 gene encoding protein FLOWERING LOCUS T isoform X7, with product MSRGRDPLALSQVIGDVLDPFVKSAAMRINYGEKEITNGTGLRSSSVLNAPQVEIEGRDRTKLYTLVMVDPDAPSPSKPEYREYLHWLVTDIPEATDARFVSISRSIAEQ from the exons ATGTCGCGGGGCAGGGATCCTTTGGCATTGAGCCAGGTAATTGGTGATGTTTTGGATCCTTTCGTAAAGTCAGCTGCGATGAGGATTAATTATGGTGAGAAGGAGATTACAAATGGCACCGGGTTACGATCATCTTCTGTGCTCAATGCACCGCAGGTTGAGATTGAAGGTCGTGACCGAACAAAGCTCTACACACTT GTCATGGTGGATCCTGATGCGCCAAGTCCAAGCAAACCAGAATACAGGGAATATTTGCATTG GTTGGTGACTGACATCCCAGAGGCAACAGATGCACGTTTTG TGAGTATCTCCAGGAGCATTGCTGAGCAGTAA